TCGCCCTGTTGATCGCTCGCGCCGCCGGCGAGAACGCGGAGTCGACGGGCTGTCACTACGTCGTGAGCGACGGCGACGAGGCGACGGCGGAGCCCGAATCCCCGGCGAACGACTGACCACCGATGATCACGAACGCACAGGTCGAACGCTGGCTCCGCGAGGACGTCGGCCACCACGACGTGACCAATCAGGTGCCCGGCGAGACCACGGGACGACTCGTCGCCAAGGAGCCGGGCATCGCGGCGGGTCTCGAGGCCGCGACGGCCGTCTTCGACTATCTCGGCGTCGCGGTCGACGAGGCGCTCGAGAACGGCACCGCGGTCGATCCCGGTGACGAATTGCTCCGCGTCGAGGGGGCCGCACGCGAGGTCCTGCGGGGCGAGCGCGTCGCCGTCAACCTCGCGGGCCACGCCTCGGGGATCGCCACGCGGACGAACGAGGCGGTCGAACGCGCTCGCGAGGCGCAACGCGTTCGAGAATCGCAAAGCGATTCTCGCAGCCCATCAGAAGTGCAAAGCACTTCTGAGGACGCCTCGGATACGCGAGCGGCTACCGGCGAGCTGGGACTCGAGGGCGCGATCGAGCACTTCCGAGAGCGGACCTCGTTCGCCACGAAACTGGACGTCGAGGTCGAGGCCGTCGACGACGCACCGCGGGCCGCCGCGGCGGGCGCCGATATCGTCCTGCTGGACAACATGAGTCCCGCGGAGACGAAGAAGGCGGTCGACCTGCTCGCCGACTACGACGCACTCGCCGAGGCCAGCGGCGGGATCACCCTCGAAACTGTCGCCGACTACGCCGCCACGGGCGTCGACGTCGTCTCGATGGGATCGCTGACCCACTCGGCGCCGTCGCTGGATCTCTCGTTCCGAACGGGCGACTGACGGCCGAGGGACCGAGCGATTGGTTTCGCTCGAGCGAGTACGGGCGGCCGTGACGGAGCCGATCAGAACCTGCGCGGCGCACGGACCGTACTCGAGCGCCGACGAGCGGTGTCCGGTCTGCGACGCCCGCGGGGAGGTGCTGCTCTCCGGCGAGCGACGACGCCGACTTTCGAAGTTCGTCAGCGGCGCGCTCCGGCACTTCCCCGAGGACGTCGGTCTCGAACTCGACGAGCGCGGCTGGACCGAGTACGAGGCCCTCGCCGACGCGGTCGAACGGAAGTACGACTGGTCCGAGCCCCGCCACGTCGCGGCGGTGATCGCGACGGATCCGAAGGGACGGTTCGAGCGGACGGACGTGCCGTCAGAGCGCACGGACGACCGCGTTCGCGCGTCGTACGGCCACTCCGTCGACGTCGACCTAGAGCCGACCGACGCGCCGGTCCCCGACGAACTGTATCACGGTACGGCGCCGGCGGCCCTGGCGTCGATCCGCGAGGACGGACTCCGACCGATGTCCCGCCAGCAGGTCCACCTCTCGGGGAGCCGCGAGGCGGCCCGCCGCGTCGGGCAGCGCCACGCGAACGATTCCGTCGTGCTCGTCGTCGACGCCGCGGCGATGCTCGCGGACGGCCAGCGCATCACCGAACGCGGCCGGGAGACGTACACGACCGACGCGGTGGCGCCCGAGTACATCGACGTCCCCGCGACGGAGTCGTGACTACGGCGCGAGCGGGGAGAGCCAGACCACGACGCCGAGGTACGCGGCGAGCCGGGACGACACCGGCGAGCGCGTAGAGCCGCCGTTTCGCGCGGATCACGATGCCGTCGCTCGGTCCGTCAGCCTGGTCGTGCGGTGGGAACGAGGACATCCGGGAGCTGTTTTCACCGGTAAGTTATAGACAAGTATAAACTATTTCGGAATTACACTTCGGACATGGAATCCGCACGCGAAACCGAGTCGAACTCGTTCGGAGACGGACCGCTGACGCCGACGCGGATCGGCGCGGCGGCGGGGACGATGGACGTCGTCGTCTTCACGGTAATGGGCTACATCACGTTCGACACCGTCGCGATCGGCGCTATCGCCGGCTTGCTGGTCGGACTCGGCGTCTTCTGTTTCCTCCCGGTGTTCATGCAGTCGGGCGAGGACGACGACCTCGAGGACCTGATGCCCGCCGACGATGCCGCGCCGCTGCGCGATTTCCACCGAGTCGCCGCGGGATTCGCGCTCTCGGCCGCGGGCATCGTGGTGTTCGCGACGGGGTTCGGTGAGTTGGACAC
This portion of the Haloterrigena gelatinilytica genome encodes:
- a CDS encoding nicotinate-nucleotide diphosphorylase codes for the protein MITNAQVERWLREDVGHHDVTNQVPGETTGRLVAKEPGIAAGLEAATAVFDYLGVAVDEALENGTAVDPGDELLRVEGAAREVLRGERVAVNLAGHASGIATRTNEAVERAREAQRVRESQSDSRSPSEVQSTSEDASDTRAATGELGLEGAIEHFRERTSFATKLDVEVEAVDDAPRAAAAGADIVLLDNMSPAETKKAVDLLADYDALAEASGGITLETVADYAATGVDVVSMGSLTHSAPSLDLSFRTGD
- a CDS encoding RNA 2'-phosphotransferase; its protein translation is MTEPIRTCAAHGPYSSADERCPVCDARGEVLLSGERRRRLSKFVSGALRHFPEDVGLELDERGWTEYEALADAVERKYDWSEPRHVAAVIATDPKGRFERTDVPSERTDDRVRASYGHSVDVDLEPTDAPVPDELYHGTAPAALASIREDGLRPMSRQQVHLSGSREAARRVGQRHANDSVVLVVDAAAMLADGQRITERGRETYTTDAVAPEYIDVPATES